In Odocoileus virginianus isolate 20LAN1187 ecotype Illinois chromosome X, Ovbor_1.2, whole genome shotgun sequence, the genomic window GAAAAAGACACCCACAGGAGTTTAGACactgtgcaaaataaaaatgatctatTTGGAGGAATGTGTAACTATCTCAATGAAATTTTAGAGATTTTCACTAGGGAACAAAGACAAAATAGCTATCCTAAACACTTAGTGGTTTcttgatgttttttcttttcacttttcttcttctccaagctgcttatctatttttagCTCTTGGCCTCCATTGATCTTTACAGATTCTTAACCTTCTGTAACTCCACTTCATTTCTCTAGAGGCAGATTTGTCTACAGGCCTCATTTCTATGATTCTGTTGTTATTAGCCTAATAAGTATTCTCCCTCATGCTCACTGCAAAGTGGTTTTCTAACaccacaaacaaataaatgaatcaataaaaaaaaatgggacttCATTTGCAGCACACAAGATTTGTACTTAAAAATAAGcagcagttttcattttctatgcTGGTAAGAAATTTGCAAATCCATCAGGTCAAAATAACCAACACATGGAAAATGCCTGTTACTTaccatcaattttatttttaagtgacatTCGAATAGCTGGAAGAATTGTCAATCTGtacattttcctttgattatataGGAGACAGCCTGCCATTATACCAGAAATAGTTAATATTACAGCAGTAGGCAGCCCAGAAACATACAACTCCTTCTGCTTTccaatttgtatttatttgaaaaaggTCTAGGCAGTGTAGTTTATGCCAAATTTTTTAAGAAGGTATTGTatgcttaaagccaacttttatTAGAATCTTAGATTAAGATCTCAACAATCATAAGATTTCTTTATTGCTAGGAAATGTTTCTTATGTGACTTCTACAAATACATTTAGGCTTTTATTggtatctaatatatatatatatatgtgctcaCAACTGTTGTAGGACATGCAGGAAATACAAAGAACCCCTATGCATTTTTAACCTGGACCCAGCAGAATGGCTCTTGCAAAGAAGTGGAGCAAGAAGGGCCATCTTGCAATGAATGAGGCAGTGACCAGAGAATACACCATCAACACACACAAGTGCATCCAGGGAGTGGCCTTCAAGAAGTGTGCCCCTGGGGTACTCAAACGGATCCAGAAATCTGCCATGAGGAAGATGGAAACTCCAGATGTGTACGTTGACACCAGTCTTAGTAAAGCTGTCTGGCCCAAAGGAATAAGCAATGTCTCACACCATGTCCATGTCCTCTTGTTCAGAAAATGTAATAAGCATGAAGAGTCACATCAGCTCTATACATTGGTTAGCCATGTACCTCtcactactttaaaaaatctacagTTAATGTGGATGAGAACTAACCAATGACTGTCAAAGTTATGAaatctcaaacacacacacacacgatatgGTTCTCATATTAAGTTATGTACAATTTAACTGAACAGAAGattaagaaacaaacaacccaagaCTAAATGCAACTACATCTGAAGGATGAGTTCTAAAGAGAGAAACTCAAGTGAGAATGGAAATAGATAATGAAAAGCTCGGAAAGGAGGTTAATGGAACCTAATCTTTGGATCCAATGACTGATGACTTTCTTTCAGAGGACATTATAATTCACATTTTCTAAAATCATCAATTGTCATTCTCAGCCATGCTTCCATTATTTATATGTCActggaaataactgaaataaaactaatgtattgagcacatactatgtgccaggtgatATAAAGTCTTTTACAtggattttctcatttatttctcagaatAACTCTGCAAGTTATGTTATATTGCCatcttttttcataatttttttaaattggtactTACACAGGATTAAGTCCCCACGATCCAGGGTAGGGGAAGGTAAAGTAAAGAGTGTACCTGGAATATTTTGTGGGGCAAGAAAGTAAGGAAGCACACAAAACCTGAAAAGAAAACGGGAACCAGATTAAATGGGCTCCTCCTGGCAAAACCGTGGACAATTTTGGCATCAAAATAGTGTCAGAAATGGTTGATAAAACAACTGAACTTTTCTATTTGCtttgaaaagtcattttttttttaaacttttcattttgtgttggggtacagccaattaacaatgttgtgatagttttaggtggacagcgaagggactcagccatgtatatacatgtatccattctttcccaaatgcccctctcatccaggctgccatgtaacattcagcagagttccctgtgctatacatttgGTCCTTGATAACAcaactgaacttttttttcccatttatttttttattagttggaggctaattactttacaatattgtagtggtttttgccatacattgacatgaatcagccatggatttacatgtattccccatcccgatcccccctcccgcaactgaacttttaaataaagaatcCATGAATCCATATTGAGAAAAGTAACAGCCCGGCAGATGAAGTGGgcagataggtaggtagatagctACATAGATGGAtacagccatacatatacacacagaggtCCTTCTCTATAGCAGAatgccaaataataaatataaaaataatgacaggtaggtggcgctagtggtaaagaactcatctgccaatgcaggagaccataaGAGAttgcaggttctattcctgggtcaggaagatcctctggaaaagggcatggtaactccagtattcttgcctagagaatcccatggacaaaggagcctggctggctatggtccatagagtcacaaagagtcagacaagactgaaatgacttagcaagcactcacgacatttacaaaaataataaattcagatgAGAATTATTAATGGATGGAAAAAAATCATTGGATAAAAGTTTTTCGGGAAAAGGCTATTTTACATGGTATTTCTCCACTGATAGCTTGttaattacaaaggaaaatgagTACCTTTACGTTGGAGAAATCTGCTGGTAATAGCTTAGCCAAGTGATCTAAGCTAACATCACTAAAGATGAAGCAAACAGACATTAAATGCCTCCAGATGCATGCAAACTAAGCAGGATACATCACTTAGGTGGTATTTTTGACAATCATgaatgacctgaatcaaatcatTAGAAAACTTTAATCCAAATTGGGTGACAGTCTATAAATAGCCCAGATGTTTCAAAAATAACAATGGCATGAAAACCTccaaaatttacctttttttttaaattttttttattagtttgaggctaattactttacagtattgtagtggtttttgtcatacattgacatgaatcagccatggatatacatgtattccccatctccatcccctgaagtaagccagaaagataaagaccattacagtatactaacacatacatatggaatttagaaagatggtaacgataaccctatatgcaaaacagaaaaagagacacaggtgtatagaacagacttttggactctgtgggagaagccgagggtgggatgtttcaagacaacagcatcgaaacatgtatattatctagggtgaaacagatcaccagcccaggttggatgcatgagacaaatgctcggacctggtgcactgggaagacccagagggatcgggtggagaaaatctccaaaatttaacaaaaaatttgTTTAGATAAAGCTGAGGTCAAGAGATTCAATTCTAGGTCAAAAGACTAATGAGACATGAAAATTAAAGCCCCATAACATACAATATAATATCCTAGACTGGATTCTACACCAGAAGAAGAAAACTATTATAAAGGTTATTTGTAGAAGAAATTGATTATAttgaaattgaattttttataCTAGATAATCATATCAATATCAAATGTTCTGAATTTGATAGCTGATTATATTTACATAGggaatttttcttattcttagaaGGTACATAATCAAGTAGGGATGAAAAACTGACTCTTAAATGGTTAATAATAAGAGATTAGAGTATGAGATAAAGCAAATACGGCAAAATATTAATTGTTGATCAATCTAGCTGAGGGATGTAAGAGTGCTCATTGTacttctctttcaccttttctCTAGGTTTAGGAATTTTCAAAACagacggctaacaaacacatgaaaagatgttcagcatcactcattatcagagaaatgcaaatcaaaaccacaatgaggtaccatctcacgctggtcagaatggctgctatccaaaaatctacaaacaataaatgctggagagggtgtggagaaaagggaaccctcttacactgttggtgggaatgcaaactaatacagtcactatggagaacagtgtggagattccttaaaagcttggaactagaactgccatatgacccagcaatcccactgctgggcatacacaccgaggaaaccagaattgaaagagacacatgcaccccaatgttcatcgcagcactgtttataacagccaggacatggaagcaacctagatgcccatcagcagatgaatggataagaaagctgtggtacatatacacaatggaatattattcaaccattaaaaagaatacatttgaatcagttataatgaggtggatgaaactggagcctattacacagagtgaagtaggtcagaaagaaaaacaccaatacagtatactaacgcatgtatatggaatttagaaagatggtaatgataaccctataggcgagacagcaaaagagacacagatgtatagaacagtttattgaactctgtgggagaaggcgagggtgagatgatctgagagaatgcaatgaaacatgaatattatcatatgtgaaacaaatcgtcagtccaggttcgatacatgagacagggtgctcagggctggtgcactgggatgaccctgaggggtgggatgaggaaggaggtgggagggggttcaggatggggaacacatgtacaccccatggctgattcatgtcagtgtatggtaaaaacaactacaatattgtaattagcctccaattaaaataaattaattaaaaaacctaaaaaaaaaagaaacaaaaaaaaaagtggggagaaATAGGAGTTTAAGCAATTTGCCAAAGAGAGGCAGTGGGTGACGAGTGGTGCTAGGATGAAACCAGACAACGGGCAAAGCCAGCCAGGGCTTTTGACCACACCTCATCATCACAGCAGCCAGAGCTATCATTTCAACACACCCTTCTGCTCCCAACCTTCCTGCGGCTCCCCATCTCACATAGGGTCAAATCCAACACCGTTATTTACAATGGTTTATATGGCCCTGTTCTGTTTCTATTCAGCGTGGTCTGCAGACCTGAAAGAAGTTCAAAATGCAGACTCACACTCCAGACTCACTGAATCTGAATCCATGCTTCAACATCGCCCCAGAGGATTCCTAAGCCTATCAAAGGACACAATTGCCTTCATGACTTGGCCTCATGACTTGACCTGACTAACTGTGACTTCATCGTCTACCAGACACTCACGAGTTTTCTCTCTCTACCTCActgcctttgcacttgctatgtCTCCTGGCCAGATACAAACTTTCAATGTGTATCTACCTGGCTCAGGTGTCCTAATTCCTTTAGGATTCTTCTCAATTATCAATGAGCTTCTCCCAATATAAAATCTCAATATTTCCCTAAAAATCTGCATTCCCCTAAAATTCCTGTTCTATCTGCTGTGCTTCTTCTCCAAAGCTCTTATCAATTTTCTGGCATACTGTGCCTTTGCCTGTTAATCTGTTGATTGTTCTTGTTCTGCTCTACCCTGTAAGTTCCAGGAAAGCTGGAGATTTTGTctgctttattctttcctttatgCCTAGTTCCTAGAATAGTACCAGCTTCATATTAGTTAcataacaaatattcattaaatgaatCTATGAGAAAATTATCTCTAATTCTCACACCAGTATTGTAATTGTCtacaatgaagagaaaaagagatttgaacaagtcaaagaaaaaaaaaaagacaagtcaaagaacttgcccaaggccactcaGCTAGTAAGAAGTGTAACCACAGTTAGTTACATTTGGTATCTGTGTCCAAATTCTATACTGGCTGCCACTGTTGTACCACTGACAATACCCAATACCCTGAAGAAGAGCTCGCCCTACAGAGTGActgcactggaggaggaagatGGATCTTTACCATTGACATGGCTCCTCACAGATAGAAAGGAAGGATTGTCACTTATGAATTCATTCTTTCTTACTCTTATTTTATTCCACAAGGAGGACTATACTGCCTCATCAGAACCTCTCAGTACCCATGCATCACAGGCTAGCACAGTCTGATTCGCTTGTTGGCCAGCTAAGGTTCTCCCCTTGATCAAGGAACAGGAAGTTGAATGCCAGTGACTACCTCACACTGGCACTGTGAAGTCATTTATTGTTCCTAAATGTGTCTCAGTGGCTGTGACCTGAGCACTAGCTTTCTTTGGTCAGGACTGTGCTGTCTGAGACAGCAGCTACTTCTGTATACAAGTTCCCTTCATGTCCTTACTGTTCTATCACCCAGAAAtgtatttcatttgattttaaacTCAATGACCCGAACTGTGGAAATGCATCTTGGTTAATGACTTCATTTAAAGCATCTGAGAGAAATGTGTGCATACAAATCAAGGCATTCATCCTCTCATGAGAGCCTGGTGGATCTCAAAATTCATTGAACTTCAGAGGCCCTgaaggaactttaaaaaatgtatactgGTATCTGGACCTCAGCACAGAAATTTTTATCTAAATAATTGCAGGtgcatctgtgtctttttttctgttttgcatatagggttgccattaccatctttctaaattccatatatatgtgttagtatgctgtaatgttctttatctttctggcttacttcactctgtataataggatgcatgagacaagtgctcgggcctggtgcactgggaagactcagagggattgggtagagagggaggtgggaggggggatcgggatggggaatacatgttaaatccatggctgattcatgtcaatgtatgacaaaacccactacaatactgtaaagtaattagcctccaactaataaaaataaacgaaaaaaaaaagtccaaccaaaaaaaaaataattgcaggTGAGTCCCAAGCACCTGTATTTTGTAAAGACCCCAAGTAATTATAATGATTTGCTAGGTTTAAGAACCATTCTAAGACCTCAAGAAAATACacatgtgtatgggtgtgtgtatgtgcccgtgcatgcacacacacacacacacacacacacacagtagcatCTCAGTCTGTAGCAGCTTGGCCCCAATAGAGAGGAATACCGAGCAGATAATAAAATGAAGAACAAGCTACTGAACTGACCCTCAACAAACAGAGCAAACAGTGTGGACCTGACTCAATGACCAGTGAAAGTCAATGAGGTGCCAAGAGTCCATTTACACTATTGATTTAACGGCTCACTGagctatatttctttatttgcttttagTCCTTTTATAGGATCAGGAAGGTCCCATAGAGAGGGGTCAAGCAACCTTGGATAAACCAACAACTTTGACTCACCTTCAAGGAACACTTCTTAAGAGACGCTGTAACACGTAGCTGTGTACATGGGGCCCAGTGACCCCAAGTCATCTCCTTCACTGTAGAAGAAATTGGGTTGATATCAACAATGGGCATTATTACATTACATTGCTCTTACTTCTCAATACTGAAGGAAGTTatatttgtttcttctgtttgcaATAGTGAAgcatcatgaaaatgaaaaattaataccTTGGGGACTAGCGTTTTCTTCACAGAGATGCTATCTGGTGGGATAGGAAGCACTGTTCTCAGTAACATAGCAAGAGATCATTCCTGTAAGGAAAGTCTCACACTACATCTTAATGATTTAGGTATGTATTTTGATTgtggcaaaaacaaaatcaagttaTGAGAAgtctattcaatatcacagtatgaagaagaaggaggaagaaagaccaTAACAAGTATTTGATGTGTGACTGCTCCCCATCACTCCTGCTCATTACCACAAACCCCACTAGCCTCTGGTTGCTTAGTTCTTCCTTCCAATTCCAAGTTCATTTCCTTCCAGAAGCCACTCAGCACTGTGGTTTGTCAGCCATCTTGCCTTCCTCATGATCACTCATGATTCATTTGGACTTGGTGTGACACTGTGCCATTAGTTATCTTTTTATGGGCTTATACCTCTTCTCAGTATTTCAAATCATCTTGAAGATAAAAGTTCTATcttatgtgaatatatttttctcaCAGAGACTATACACAATACACACAGCACCTAGTAGATGTTCAGTATACAGAAGTTGCTTGATTTGTTGCTAAGTTTCTTATCtaatttgtgaaaattaaattttcccCCTAGTCATTTGAAATGTGTTTAACATTTCAAAAGTCCTAATCAGATTAGAATTTTTATTAGTGAACTTTCAATACACAAGCACACTGAGACCATTTAATATCATGAGTTTAGCccaatataactttttaaatgtcaaattaaATACCATTTTAGGCTTTTCTCTAATGGCATTTGACCATTCCTTGCTTACCTTGAACATAAACTGTGCTCCCACCTCAGGGCTTTTGCACATGCTTTTCAGTTCAGCTAGAACATTATGTCCTCTCAACTATTCACACCTGCCTCTTACTTGCCATTCAAGCTAAGCTTAAATATTCCCTTCAGAAAGGGCCTCTAAGACCACTCAATTTAAAACAGCCCAGGGACTTCCGTGGTAGTCTAGGGcccaagactctgcactcccaatgcagggggcccaggtctgatccctggttagggtactagatttcacatgccgcaactaagagtctgcctgccctaactaaagatcctgcacggAAGACTGAAGGtccagcatgctgcaactaagatctggaatagttaaaataaataaataataataaataataaaagagctCAAACACATGCTCTCTAACACACTACCTTACTGTTTTCTTCATTACACTTAAATATCAGTATGCTTCTTCTTTCATTACAATGAAAGAATCTCATGCATCTATTTGTTTATTACCTAGTTTCTGACATTCAGGCACATGCTCTCTGAGGGTAGGAAACTTCTCAGTAATGCTTACCCTCTATTCCCAGTGCTCATAAGGTGGTACATAGTAAATGCTTGATAAATACTTACTGCAAATACAGATTCTGAATAGACTGAAAGTTGAAGGGTAAGCACTCTTTTACTCAGAAACAGGGTAAACATTTGAGGCTTAAAATCAATTCTCATTTACATGTCTATTTCCTATGGGACTCCTAAGTTCTTAGAAGATAGAGATCTAAAACCAGTTACAAGGAGCTGATGGAGGACAGAACTTGCttgagaaaagaaatggcaacacaggTTGTTAAGAAAAACTGGggccctcctctctcttctcattcATGTATCAGTTGACTGCAGGTAATATCAAAATAATCATTATTTGtcaaaatgaaatcaataaatatttaaatcagcCTACCTTGTCAATtatcatttctctcatttctccttCTACTATCTTTGGATAATTTGCTCATGTTTGACAACTCCCTGCCAAGAAATATCAAGTTCATATATTAAAATGATCCAGAGTATAAATAACATTTATGTGTCTATGAGCAAGTGAATAACATTTACAGTGCATCACTCAACTTTAAATTTAATACCATCTCTAGCTTTAGTAACCTgggggtttttttaaaataagctttagtATCCTAAGGTCAAAGGATATACATATCTTAGGACCATGaaacctcttttcttccttccttatctCTAGCAGagcttttttttaacttaaccaCAGGATGAAATCATCaggttttctttatattctctcaAAGCAGTTGACACTTCAAGTGACTTTGATGttcaacagcatttgctcaaatATCTTTCTGACACTGATCCACAGTGTTGTAGTACCTTTCAATCCCAAAGCTTTTTACCAacagaaaattgttttctttactaTTATATATGTCAACAGACTTTAATTCAAATCAATTCCATTTGAACCTTCactaaaaacattttcttggcTTTGCTACCTTAGATATGCCCTGATACATACTTTGTCACAACTAGGTGAAGAGCTAGAGTGCTGGAAGGACTCTTCGCAGGGGAGAGGCAGGGTTAGTAGCactaactgaaatttaaaagacagggaatatgaaaataaaactacaacaTTTTTCTAGAGACAAGCAAAATTTCTAAAACATAGGATGCCTTTCCAAAGGAGTAATTGAAATGCAAAAAGCTGTAAAACTGGTTTTAGATGAAATAGTGAATCATCCTAGTCAGATCTTGCCACGTGCCAGCCACTTATCAAGCCTGCTACGTCCTCAAAAGTCCTATTCCTCGCATTCTTGAATGATGATGTTTCTAATGATAGTTCTATATTTGGTTAGCTGTAACCAAAAATTTTGATGAATAATCAGAGTACTATTCAGTAGGATCTGCATGGAAAAATCCGTGAAGATTCTCTCTGGTGAGTGACTAGGGCAATGATGTGCAATATCTGGTGTTTATGGCCCTGCCATTTCGGTTTTCCAAATTGTTCCTAACACAGTGTGTTAGGAACCTGAGAGATGCCAAGAAGTGGACTCAATGGTATGATGCTTGCACTCCTCATCACTGTGATCACTGCTTG contains:
- the LOC110131266 gene encoding large ribosomal subunit protein eL31-like translates to MALAKKWSKKGHLAMNEAVTREYTINTHKCIQGVAFKKCAPGVLKRIQKSAMRKMETPDVYVDTSLSKAVWPKGISNVSHHVHVLLFRKCNKHEESHQLYTLVSHVPLTTLKNLQLMWMRTNQ